One genomic window of Vibrio rhizosphaerae includes the following:
- a CDS encoding LysM peptidoglycan-binding domain-containing protein encodes MANPTETPKTYTIKPGDCLSLLAEHFGTKPEILAKLNSDLIDDIDLIYAGDTIILPGEDANSAIDNQPGSRDEIPKPPEKDACAGDLCSGKDTPFTDILYVPSHPTEKQKRFYAITDEVKQAIQAEHKRLAKSIVADQTETIQNLNRLGILSRFYTSPHEMFLESEDDLKRYRFLFHARKTIRSGAAKNYQNGGENGFIVSLAEQEGFDTNKLLDRYTTWEKLKYWTFIGVMWTSPIARTLLLTSNNVKDYLKEASKEAYHLKQARKQLKETLQDHLDDEIEKLDKVAELTAKNKNADDGSSYVYDKKRSYFTSNYEKEIENSVKMLLRERKMWGTDAKLALDSHEQATQLIENLWDREVKYADEFIKKCTAAREAHEDERLVTVGPYSYNNLPYAWNFTRTLNALNLRGYVVKEQCLTMAELEGTSPAHLGPKTLEKNFSEWRENKFFTDNGLPVKITEGAKLVNDLLTELKVNKEALHATNIDGTRKQTEEELIKSLLSQGCAGQWAYYPCLALVKLVDATITKWIADLDELLGLDKDEQNKRMPAPDMFGDFLWLKKLAMARIDALKTIATSRAQKGPDSLRNFYLSGDKIPTSYLLLWEEKEYRPKEKKTKVFHKETGKADLQVVECVLMSEGTLGWVRGPAWYLPKDEKDTLLAKGHLSDITTKVALVSPAADSKTPQNIKTAQANAFPTLSEAMKAIRTSIKTDSVKALKASMLNGKFLLNPINLAAEKKSEVSAFWSDSYHWEEGLGPDGKSSQYVVDASAQFMRLSSSVKTNLNLPLSEYNNLAVNTDTTAGGALNFTADLFRAQLTAKAWFPLQPENDDHKDKRQFKGKPLAIHYLKNVDGQDKKDIYDAGEMFMRVSATIYGLAAASVSIAGNLCFGPATTKAGELGVRGKAITTADYNAGEISHVRAAPPAPLPQSEQSVGQRALGTLKKNSAAQAGITVDAFAGVEVGGELSGEVYWRPPTIDISNSAERGKMMRLGSLAVQAAVSYGVGLSAQFSITFHRGALYVIVAAKLVCGPGASGKVAIALDALNVDRFIQCLLAMLNESGFKRIEAFGEVDEQGRNEDFEELNRYLTAAVALGLTLGEILLLLAKALSFIHKDGLQEDYAPLIARRIIKKDEGKEGKKKIQMWVSDLPPETLCNLLDCLSNQNKGGLFENDEEKVARQNQEVDKALAIVQILEWISPKTGASEADIEKKRRQFEKTLIRMGGNYESARLPMEQWRRFTQSWMQLAKFINQTLTFLAPTATEYVRIRNGFQSQSIILCSNMKRYHYEAEEHSDAMAHLLDGEYDYLTIRVAKEGDKPQVVADRKRLEETIQAIEDKGYLWNKTTYKPWKEKSWTL; translated from the coding sequence ATGGCTAATCCAACTGAGACACCGAAAACTTATACAATAAAACCCGGTGACTGTTTAAGTCTGCTTGCAGAGCATTTTGGTACCAAGCCGGAAATTCTCGCAAAACTGAACAGCGATCTGATTGACGATATCGATCTGATCTATGCCGGTGATACCATTATTCTGCCCGGAGAGGATGCAAACTCAGCAATCGATAATCAGCCCGGCAGCCGTGATGAAATCCCCAAGCCACCGGAAAAAGACGCCTGTGCAGGTGATCTATGCTCCGGAAAGGATACCCCGTTTACCGATATCCTGTATGTTCCGTCACACCCGACCGAAAAACAAAAACGGTTTTACGCCATTACCGATGAAGTCAAACAAGCGATTCAGGCAGAGCATAAACGCTTAGCAAAATCGATCGTTGCCGATCAAACTGAGACCATCCAAAACCTCAATCGTCTCGGAATTCTCTCACGCTTTTATACCAGTCCGCATGAGATGTTCCTCGAATCAGAAGATGACCTGAAGCGTTACCGTTTTCTGTTCCATGCGCGGAAGACGATTCGCTCCGGTGCAGCTAAAAATTATCAAAATGGTGGCGAAAATGGGTTTATCGTCAGCCTTGCCGAACAAGAAGGCTTTGACACCAATAAACTGCTTGACCGTTATACCACTTGGGAAAAACTCAAATACTGGACATTTATCGGGGTCATGTGGACCAGTCCAATTGCTCGGACATTACTGCTCACCAGTAACAATGTGAAAGACTATCTCAAAGAGGCGAGTAAAGAAGCCTACCACCTAAAGCAAGCCCGAAAACAGTTAAAAGAAACCTTACAGGATCATCTCGACGATGAGATCGAAAAACTGGATAAGGTTGCAGAACTTACCGCGAAAAACAAAAATGCCGACGACGGCTCTTCTTATGTTTATGATAAAAAGCGGAGCTACTTCACCAGTAACTATGAAAAAGAGATAGAAAACTCGGTCAAAATGTTGCTCCGGGAACGCAAGATGTGGGGAACTGATGCCAAATTAGCGCTTGATTCCCATGAACAGGCAACACAACTGATCGAAAATTTATGGGATCGTGAAGTCAAGTATGCCGACGAGTTTATCAAAAAATGTACCGCAGCCAGAGAGGCCCATGAGGATGAAAGACTGGTCACTGTCGGGCCATATTCCTACAATAACCTACCGTATGCATGGAACTTTACCCGAACACTGAATGCATTAAACCTGCGCGGTTATGTGGTAAAAGAGCAGTGCCTGACCATGGCCGAGCTGGAAGGTACCAGCCCGGCACACCTCGGCCCCAAAACCCTTGAGAAGAACTTTTCAGAATGGCGCGAAAATAAGTTTTTCACTGACAACGGACTACCGGTCAAAATTACCGAAGGGGCAAAGCTGGTCAACGACTTGCTGACCGAGCTCAAGGTCAATAAGGAAGCATTGCACGCCACAAATATCGACGGTACTCGTAAACAGACCGAAGAAGAGCTGATTAAATCACTGCTCAGTCAGGGCTGCGCAGGGCAATGGGCCTATTACCCCTGCCTGGCGCTGGTCAAACTGGTCGATGCGACAATCACCAAGTGGATAGCTGACTTAGATGAACTGCTGGGCCTTGATAAAGATGAGCAAAACAAACGGATGCCTGCACCGGATATGTTCGGTGACTTCCTGTGGCTGAAAAAGCTCGCCATGGCGCGAATTGATGCGCTGAAAACCATCGCCACATCGAGAGCCCAAAAAGGCCCTGACTCGCTGAGAAACTTCTACCTTAGCGGTGATAAAATCCCAACCAGCTACCTGCTGCTCTGGGAAGAAAAAGAATATCGACCCAAAGAGAAAAAGACCAAAGTCTTCCATAAAGAGACCGGCAAGGCCGACCTTCAGGTGGTTGAATGTGTGTTGATGTCTGAAGGAACACTCGGTTGGGTACGCGGCCCGGCGTGGTATTTACCTAAAGACGAAAAAGACACCCTGCTGGCAAAAGGCCACCTCAGCGATATTACCACCAAGGTCGCGCTGGTCAGCCCGGCTGCCGACAGCAAAACACCCCAAAATATTAAGACCGCACAAGCCAATGCATTTCCGACCCTGTCTGAGGCGATGAAAGCCATCCGTACATCCATCAAAACGGATAGCGTTAAGGCATTGAAAGCGAGTATGCTGAATGGCAAGTTCCTGCTCAACCCAATCAACTTAGCCGCAGAGAAAAAATCAGAAGTATCGGCATTCTGGTCAGACAGCTATCACTGGGAAGAAGGACTCGGGCCGGACGGCAAATCCTCTCAATATGTGGTTGATGCTTCCGCACAATTTATGCGCTTGTCTTCCAGTGTGAAGACCAACCTCAACCTCCCGTTAAGCGAATACAATAATCTTGCGGTCAATACCGATACCACTGCCGGTGGCGCACTCAATTTCACTGCGGATTTATTCCGGGCCCAATTAACGGCGAAGGCGTGGTTCCCGCTGCAACCTGAAAATGATGACCATAAAGACAAACGCCAGTTCAAAGGGAAACCACTAGCAATCCATTATCTGAAAAACGTGGATGGGCAAGATAAAAAGGACATTTATGATGCCGGTGAGATGTTTATGCGCGTCTCCGCCACGATTTATGGTTTAGCCGCCGCCAGTGTCAGTATCGCCGGGAATCTTTGCTTCGGCCCGGCCACAACAAAAGCAGGTGAACTCGGTGTCCGGGGTAAGGCGATTACAACAGCGGACTATAATGCCGGTGAAATCAGCCATGTCCGCGCAGCACCGCCAGCACCCTTGCCACAGTCAGAGCAATCCGTCGGGCAAAGGGCTCTCGGCACACTCAAAAAGAACTCAGCCGCACAAGCAGGAATTACCGTCGATGCCTTTGCCGGGGTTGAAGTCGGCGGTGAGCTGAGTGGTGAAGTCTACTGGCGGCCACCGACGATTGACATCTCCAATAGCGCGGAGCGCGGCAAGATGATGCGCTTAGGGAGTTTAGCGGTTCAGGCAGCCGTTAGTTACGGGGTCGGTTTATCAGCTCAGTTTAGCATTACCTTCCACCGAGGAGCTTTATATGTGATTGTCGCAGCCAAACTGGTATGCGGCCCCGGGGCATCAGGCAAAGTCGCGATCGCCCTTGATGCACTCAATGTTGACCGCTTTATTCAATGCCTGCTCGCCATGCTCAATGAATCTGGCTTTAAACGCATTGAAGCTTTCGGTGAAGTGGATGAGCAAGGCCGCAACGAAGACTTTGAAGAGCTCAACCGCTACCTGACCGCGGCGGTCGCACTCGGTCTGACTTTAGGTGAAATCCTGCTGCTGCTGGCCAAAGCCCTGTCATTTATTCACAAAGATGGTTTGCAGGAAGATTATGCACCGTTAATCGCCAGACGGATCATCAAAAAAGATGAAGGCAAAGAGGGTAAAAAGAAAATTCAGATGTGGGTCTCTGATTTACCGCCTGAGACACTCTGCAACTTATTAGATTGCCTGAGTAACCAAAACAAAGGTGGCTTGTTCGAAAATGACGAAGAGAAAGTTGCCCGACAGAATCAAGAAGTCGATAAGGCCTTAGCCATTGTGCAGATCTTAGAATGGATATCCCCAAAAACAGGTGCCAGTGAAGCGGATATTGAGAAAAAACGCCGACAGTTTGAAAAGACCCTGATCCGCATGGGGGGCAATTATGAATCCGCCCGGCTCCCGATGGAGCAGTGGCGACGCTTCACCCAAAGTTGGATGCAATTGGCAAAGTTTATTAATCAAACTTTAACCTTTTTAGCACCAACAGCAACTGA